Proteins encoded in a region of the Panicum hallii strain FIL2 chromosome 3, PHallii_v3.1, whole genome shotgun sequence genome:
- the LOC112887652 gene encoding mediator of RNA polymerase II transcription subunit 19a-like isoform X1 — MDSDEKKFGKGPRELTGAVDLISHYKLLPHHDFFCKKPLPLAISDTHYLHNVVGDTEIRKGEGMELDQLVQNAYLRNKPASIQPFDMEILGQAFQLRETAPVDLPSAEKGIPTISGKPKSESKDKEKKHKKHKDKDRDKDKEHKKHKHRHKDRSKDKDKDKDKDKKKDKSGHHDSGGDHSKKHHDKKRKHEGMEDSADVHKHKKSKHKSSKTDEMGNGLS; from the exons ATGGATTCTGATGAAAAGAAGTTTGGAAAAG GGCCTAGGGAGCTCACTGGTGCTGTTGATTTAATCAGCCACTACAAACTGCTCCCGCACCATGATTTCTTTTGCAAGAAACCTTTGCCACTGGCAATCTCAGATACACATTATCTTCATAATGTCGTGGGAGACACTGAAATTCGCAAAGGAGAAGGTATGGAGCTGGATCAACTCGTTCAGAATGCATATTTGAGGAATAAGCCTGCTTCTATTCAGCCCTTTGATATGGAAATACTGGGGCAAGCATTCCAGCTTCGAGAAACAGCTCCAGTAGATTTGCCCTCT GCTGAAAAGGGTATACCTACTATTTCGGGTAAACCGAAAAGTGAGTCCAAGGACAAAGAGAAGAAACATAAAAAGCACAAAGACAAAGACAGGGATAAAGATAAGGAGCATAAGAAGCATAAACATCGGCATAAAGACCGGAGTAAGGATAAAGATAAAGACAAGGATAAAGataagaaaaaggataaaagtggGCATCATGATTCTGGTGGCGATCATTCAAAGAAACATCATGATAAG AAGAGGAAGCACGAGGGAATGGAGGACTCGGCGGATGTGCATAAGCACAAGAAGAGTAAG CACAAGAGTTCCAAAACCGATGAAATGGGGAATGGACTTAGTTAA
- the LOC112887652 gene encoding mediator of RNA polymerase II transcription subunit 19a-like isoform X2: MDSDEKKFGKGPRELTGAVDLISHYKLLPHHDFFCKKPLPLAISDTHYLHNVVGDTEIRKGEGMELDQLVQNAYLRNKPASIQPFDMEILGQAFQLRETAPVDLPSAEKGIPTISGKPKSESKDKEKKHKKHKDKDRDKDKEHKKHKHRHKDRSKDKDKDKDKDKKKDKSGHHDSGGDHSKKHHDKKRKHEGMEDSADVHKHKKTQEFQNR, translated from the exons ATGGATTCTGATGAAAAGAAGTTTGGAAAAG GGCCTAGGGAGCTCACTGGTGCTGTTGATTTAATCAGCCACTACAAACTGCTCCCGCACCATGATTTCTTTTGCAAGAAACCTTTGCCACTGGCAATCTCAGATACACATTATCTTCATAATGTCGTGGGAGACACTGAAATTCGCAAAGGAGAAGGTATGGAGCTGGATCAACTCGTTCAGAATGCATATTTGAGGAATAAGCCTGCTTCTATTCAGCCCTTTGATATGGAAATACTGGGGCAAGCATTCCAGCTTCGAGAAACAGCTCCAGTAGATTTGCCCTCT GCTGAAAAGGGTATACCTACTATTTCGGGTAAACCGAAAAGTGAGTCCAAGGACAAAGAGAAGAAACATAAAAAGCACAAAGACAAAGACAGGGATAAAGATAAGGAGCATAAGAAGCATAAACATCGGCATAAAGACCGGAGTAAGGATAAAGATAAAGACAAGGATAAAGataagaaaaaggataaaagtggGCATCATGATTCTGGTGGCGATCATTCAAAGAAACATCATGATAAG AAGAGGAAGCACGAGGGAATGGAGGACTCGGCGGATGTGCATAAGCACAAGAAGA CACAAGAGTTCCAAAACCGATGA
- the LOC112886776 gene encoding hydroxyproline O-galactosyltransferase GALT2-like: MKRARSSEVFLGAGRLRARRRLAPLLAAAAFAYLLFVSVKLAGFGSAGPASAVGRLAAGGVGEPLRRGVERPAPRAPARAVAAVSGYGRITGEILRRREAGEGRRRRWGQLGNFTELERAAAEAWALGAKAWEEASAFTGDVDSIASRDGGEGPAECPGSLALGGGETAVAFLPCGLAAGSAVTVVGTARAARSEYVEALERSGAGNGTVMVAQFAVELRGLRAADGEEPPRILHLNPRLRGDWSGRPVLEMNTCFRMQWGRAQRCDGTPSRDDDQVDGFRKCEKWQRRDIVESKETKTSSWFNRFIGRAKKPEMMWPFPFSEGKMFVLTIQAGVEGYHINVGGRHVASFPHRMGFALEDATGLAVTGGIDVHSVYATALPRAHPSFSLQQVLEMSERWKARPVPEEPIQLFVGILSATNHFAERMAIRKTWMQFPAIQLGNVVARFFVALSHRKEINAALKKEAEYFGDIVILPFIDRYELVVLKTVAICQYGVQNVTADYIMKCDDDTFVRLDIVLQQITTYNRTLPLYLGNLNLLHRPLRRGKWAVTYEEWPEAVYPPYANGPGYVLSIDIARDIASRHANHSLRLFKMEDVSMGMWVEDYNATAPVQYVHSWRFCQFGCVDNYFTAHYQSPRQMLCLWDKLSAGRARCCNYR, encoded by the exons atGAAGCGCGCGCGCAGCTCCGAGGTGTTCCTTGGCGCCGGCCGGCTGCGCGCGCGCCGGCGCCTGGCGCCGCTACTCGCCGCGGCGGCGTTCGCGTACCTACTCTTCGTGTCCGTCAAGCTCGCAGGCTTCGGCAGCGCGGGCCCAGCGTCCGCCGTCGGCCGCCTGGCCGCGGGCGGCGTGGGAGAGCCGCTGCGGCGGGGGGTCGAGCGGCCggcgccccgggccccggcgcGCGCCgtggcggccgtgtcggggtACGGCCGCATCACCGGGGAGATCCTCCggcggcgggaggcgggcgaggggcggcggaggcggtggggCCAGCTGGGGAACTTCACGGAGCTCgagcgcgcggccgcggaggcGTGGGCGCTCGGGGCCAAGGCGTGGGAGGAGGCGTCCGCGTTCACGGGCGATGTCGACTCCATCGCCTCGCGCgacggcggggaggggccggcCGAGTGCCCGGGGTCGCTGGCCCTCGGCGGCGGGGAGACGGCGGTGGCGTTCCTGCCGTGCGGGCTGGCGGCCGGGTCGGCGGTGACGGTGGTGGGtacggcgcgggcggcgcggtcgGAGTACGTCGAGGCGCTGGAGCGGAGCGGCGCGGGGAACGGGACCGTGATGGTGGCGCAGTTCGCGGTGGAACTGCGCGGGCTGCGCGCAGCCGACGGAGAGGAGCCGCCCAGGATACTGCACCTCAACCCGCGGCTGCGCGGGGACTGGAGCGGCCGACCCGTGCTCGAGATGAACACCTGCTTCAGGATGCAGTGGGGCAGGGCGCAGCGCTGTGATGGCACCCCCTCCAGAGACGATGACCAGG TTGATGGATTCAGAAAATGTGAGAAATGGCAGCGGCGGGACATAGTTGAATCGAAAGAAACAAAGACAAGCTCATGGTTCAACAGGTTTATCGGCCGAGCAAAGAAACCAGAAATGATGTGGCCGTTCCCATTTTCAGAGGGCAAGATGTTTGTTCTCACTATCCAAGCTGGTGTGGAAGGATACCATATTAACGTGGGAGGCCGCCATGTTGCCTCATTTCCTCATAGGATG GGATTTGCTCTTGAAGATGCAACAGGTTTAGCCGTAACAGGGGGCATAGACGTTCACTCTGTGTATGCAACAGCACTTCCAAGGGCTCATCCTAGTTTTTCTCTGCAACAAGTACTGGAAATGTCTGAAAGGTGGAAGGCTCGCCCTGTGCCAGAGGAACCAATTCAGCTTTTCGTTGGCATCCTCTCTGCTACAAACCATTTTGCTGAGCGCATGGCAATTAGGAAAACTTGGATGCAGTTTCCTGCCATCCAATTGGGAAATGTAGTTGCTCGGTTCTTTGTCGCACTG AGCCACAGAAAGGAGATAAATGCAGCCCTAAAGAAGGAAGCAGAATATTTTGGAGATATAGTCATTCTGCCATTTATCGACCGGTATGAGCTGGTGGTTCTGAAAACAGTTGCGATATGTCAATATGGG GTGCAAAATGTTACTGCAGATTATATCATGAAGTGTGATGATGACACCTTTGTGCGGCTGGATATCGTATTGCAACAAATCACTACCTACAACAGAACCTTACCTCTTTATCTTGGCAACTTGAATCTATTGCACAGGCCTCTAAGAAGGGGCAAGTGGGCTGTGACCTATGAG GAATGGCCTGAAGCAGTGTATCCACCGTACGCCAACGGACCTGGTTATGTCCTCTCGATCGACATTGCGAGAGACATAGCATCCCGGCATGCAAATCACTCCCTAAGG CTGTTCAAGATGGAGGACGTGAGCATGGGCATGTGGGTGGAGGACTACAACGCCACTGCGCCCGTGCAGTACGTCCACAGCTGGAGGTTCTGCCAGTTTGGCTGCGTGGATAACTACTTCACGGCACATTACCAGTCCCCCAGGCAGATGCTATGCCTCTGGGATAAACTGTCAGCCGGCCGAGCACGCTGCTGTAACTACAGATAA
- the LOC112887159 gene encoding uncharacterized protein LOC112887159: protein MGLSSAMDWWDEWKLRILVLCSLFVQLFLLFSGFVRILYILRWLRVVVWIAYIAGDALAIYALATLFNRQKQQTAVDGGGNALEVIWAPVLLIHLGGGRFITAYSLEDNELWKRHAITLVSQVMVALYVFCKWWSGEKRLLQAAVLLFIAGIIRFSAKPWALRRASFRDTASTNLSPPRGEMTSGAAACHFLCNTNFVELLVFGVENKNQEEEASYSLKEYIEKAQVCVEEGALASDKDQFKELRNNKFGAVNYIYRTFLDLSAPYSTRLHYLQSFLKFDEVNGHKMLREWIRMQFSNLYTRLRSATTCIGFCLLLLLPGLSLASVVLFNKSSKDGYNKSDITVTRILFAATAVIEFSPFWFPFLALFVFRCKFDIINRADMVYSWQDMVSQHNIMLFCARKKGELSFLMKIPGFSYLRDYINKQTRSPADLFAGSSAHRRWVEGVHTWPSHVQKIQQSQGRADSVEAQPYGATRVELRPAI, encoded by the coding sequence ATGGGTCTCTCTAGTGCCATGGATTGGTGGGATGAGTGGAAGCTGCGTATCCTTGTCTTGTGCAGCCTGTTCGTCCAGTTGTTCCTCCTCTTCTCTGGATTTGTGCGTATTTTGTACATCCTAAGATGGCTGAGGGTTGTCGTGTGGATCGCCTACATAGCCGGCGATGCCCTGGCGATCTACGCGCTGGCCACCCTATTCAACCGCCAGAAGCAGCAGACGGCGGTGGATGGAGGAGGCAACGCTCTAGAGGTGATATGGGCGCCTGTCCTCCTCATCCACCTCGGCGGCGGCCGGTTTATAACTGCCTACAGCCTCGAGGACAACGAGCTGTGGAAGCGGCATGCCATCACCCTGGTGTCCCAGGTCATGGTCGCCCTGTACGTCTTCTGCAAGTGGTGGTCCGGCGAGAAGAGGCTCTTGCAGGCAGCGGTCCTGCTCTTCATCGCTGGCATCATCAGATTCAGTGCGAAGCCATGGGCCCTCCGGAGGGCAAGCTTCCGCGACACGGCCTCCACCAATTTGTCCCCGCCAAGAGGCGAGATGACCAGCGGAGCTGCTGCCTGCCATTTCCTCTGCAACACCAATTTCGTGGAGCTATTAGTATTCGGGGTAGAAAACAAGAaccaagaagaagaagccagcTACTCGCTGAAAGAATACATCGAAAAAGCACAGGTGTGCGTAGAAGAAGGGGCATTGGCAAGTGACAAAGATCAATTCAAAGAGCTCCGGAACAATAAATTTGGTGCCGTGAATTACATCTACAGGACGTTCCTCGATCTATCTGCTCCATACTCCACTCGGCTTCACTACCTGCAGTCTTTCCTCAAATTTGACGAAGTGAATGGGCACAAGATGCTGCGGGAATGGATCAGGATGCAATTCTCGAACCTGTACACCAGATTAAGGTCAGCAACAACTTGCATTGGGTTctgcctgttgcttttgctcCCGGGTCTGTCCTTAGCTTCTGTGGTCCTCTTCAACAAGAGCAGCAAGGATGGTTACAATAAGAGCGACATCACGGTGACACGCATCCTGTTTGCTGCCACAGCTGTGATTGAGTTCTCACCCTTCTGGTTCCCCTTTCTAGCCCTATTTGTGTTTCGATGTAAATTTGATATAATTAATCGGGCAGACATGGTGTATTCTTGGCAAGACATGGTTTCGCAGCACAACATCATGCTATTCTGTGCTCGGAAGAAGGGGGAGCTCAGCTTTTTGATGAAGATTCCTGGCTTCAGCTACCTCAGGGACTACATCAACAAGCAAACCCGCAGCCCAGCGGATCTCTTTGCTGGCTCGTCTGCACACAGAAGATGGGTGGAAGGCGTACATACGTGGCCCAGCCACGTACAGAAGATTCAACAATCTCAGGGGCGAGCAGACTCTGTGGAAGCACAACCTTATGGGGCAACTAGGGTGGAGCTTCGGCCTGCCATTTGA